The Clostridium sp. DL-VIII DNA window TGTTGTAGCCATAACAATTGTAGAAATTAATGATGCCAGCCTTCCATACTTACATAAACTAAAAATTCCTATAATTAATATGGTTAACATTGCTGCTAATCCTGAAAACAATCTAAGCCCTAGCGGATTAAATCCTGCTATTTTATACCCTAAAACTATTATCCAAAAGCTTATTGGAGGTTTTAAGTTCCAATAGTCATTATTATAAGCATAAGTATTTACTACATAATTATTTCTTTTCATCATTTCATAGGCACTAACACCATGCCTTGCTTCATCAAAACTTTCTATAGGCACGATTCCCAAATTGAAAAATACATTAAACAAAGCGACCATTAATATAACTATAAAAATAATATAATACAATTTTTCAATAATCTTTATAAGGCTATCAAACAATTTTGTATTAAATATATTCATAACATGCTCCCCTTTATATCTGTTTATTTACGGAGTCCTTACTATATTAACCTCAGCTTAAGAATATATACATTTCAAAAATGCTTATACTAATAATTTCTAGTAAAAAACAGCTTCTAATTCTAAGTTAGAAACTGTTTACTTATATTCTTATAAAAAACATTATTTAAAATAGTTATATATATTTATAATCTTCTTTCTTCCTCACCTTTTAACCTGTTATTTTTCATATAATAATCAATTTGCTTTAATAACATTTCCTTATCCTGCGGTAAATTCCCTTTTAATGAAATATAATTTGATGCATGATTACATCTAAATACCATTAGTTCATTAACATTAATTTGTTCTATTAAAAGCCTGATTTCATTTAAAATTTCTCTATCACTTAAAACTTCAAATTCTTTATTTAAAATTTTATTATATAAAACCGTGTCCTTTTCAATCATAAGAGTCAATACACCTAGATAATCTGGCGACATTTCAGTTATTATTTTCCCAGTTTTGATTGCATGATTTCTACTTGATTTTTTTCCACCTATACCAGAAATAACAGTTACTGAAAGTAAAATATCTGCATCTTTAACCATCTTTCCAGCCTTTATTAAAGTTCCACTATCTACACCTTTGTTTATATCTTTTAAAACTACATCATCTCCACTTTCAACGCCCATATATATCATAGATAAACCTAAAGCTTTAAGCTCCTTTAATTCCTGAGTGGTTTTAAGTAAAATTGATTTAGGTGATCCATAAAGAGTAATTCTTTTGCACTCAGGAAATACTTCCTTTATATATGAGAATATTTCCTTTAACTTCTCCGTAGGAATAATTAAAGCATCTCCATCTGCTAAAAATATTCTCTCTACATATTTATATACTTGTCTAAAATAATTTATATCATTTTTAATATCATCTAAAGATTTTATCATAAATTTCTTAGACTTATACATACTGCAAAAACTGCATTTATTGTGAGAACACCCTAAAGTAACTTGTATTATTAAACTATTAGCCTCACTTGGCGGTCTGTATAATGGATAATCATACATAAATTATCTAGCTCCTTTCGTTTGATTTTACTTTCCTAATTCTACATTGCACTTAGTTATCTATAGTGTATAGACTCT harbors:
- a CDS encoding radical SAM protein; translated protein: MYDYPLYRPPSEANSLIIQVTLGCSHNKCSFCSMYKSKKFMIKSLDDIKNDINYFRQVYKYVERIFLADGDALIIPTEKLKEIFSYIKEVFPECKRITLYGSPKSILLKTTQELKELKALGLSMIYMGVESGDDVVLKDINKGVDSGTLIKAGKMVKDADILLSVTVISGIGGKKSSRNHAIKTGKIITEMSPDYLGVLTLMIEKDTVLYNKILNKEFEVLSDREILNEIRLLIEQINVNELMVFRCNHASNYISLKGNLPQDKEMLLKQIDYYMKNNRLKGEEERRL